Part of the Lycium ferocissimum isolate CSIRO_LF1 chromosome 6, AGI_CSIRO_Lferr_CH_V1, whole genome shotgun sequence genome, gggttattatatttgacaacgacctCTTTACGCCACttataggtgtaatttgagcgtatcaaacaTCCGCCTATGTTGTAGCGAAAAATTCAAGTaggttttattttaatttcaatgAGGCGCTCGAACTTCTAGGGTTTAATCCCTTGGCAAATGCCTCTGCTACCCATTCATCAGGGACAGCTAGCTGGCAACAGCATTCGTTCCTTTTGGAACCTTATCACAAACTCGTGTAGCAACTCAACATCGCCTTGAGCAATCTTGAAGATATCTGCTTTCCTTGCTGACACCTTCTTTGCTCTAGCATGTACTTTGataaaagcatctacaaatattttgaaagaatGAATCGAATGCTCCGGAAGCAATGAATACCAAGTCATTGCCCTTTTGGACAATGTTTCACCAAACTTCTTGAGTAAAATGGATTCAATCTCGTCCGGCTGCATACCATTCCCTGTAAATGCACATATGTATGCAGTCACATTCTCTTAAGGATCTGTGGTCCCGTCATATTTAGGTAGATCCGGCATTTTAAACCTCTTCGAAATTAATTTAGGCGTTGCGCTTGGTGGGTACGACAACTGCGCATATCTTTTTTAATCCGGTCCCTTTAGTACCGGCGGGGCTCCTGGAATCTGGTCTATTCGGGAATTGAATGCCTTAAACTCTTTTTCGCTCCGATCCAATCGACTGTTTAAttctttctcattcttttctagCCGATTGGAAAGGGCTTCCAAGTATTGCATGATGTCCGGTGTAGTTTTGTCACCTTGGGTTTCACTGCTGCTTTCTCCGTGCTCAGCATTCATATTGGGTAAATTTGTTCCAGCATTATTTCTTCCTTCTTGCAAATCAGCAATAGCCTTTTCTTTGCTTTTCCAGCAGGTCCAGGATCTTTGCTAACCCTGAATTTGTAGCCGCCACTTCTTCTTCGCGTTCATCATTAGGAGTTTGATCATTTCTCGTATGCATGGATCCACAGGATGGAAATCTGGGCTTAATGATTCCTCACCCTTACTTCTCCTGTTGTCTGATCTCGTTCTTGTGCATTAACATTGTTCAACACTCCATCAGCTTGATTTCCAGGGTTTGTCATTTCTAAAAACTACCTAGTaacaaacattaaaaaaaaagtgataagtAAAGTAATTAGAGCAACAAAACAATATCACTATTATCCTTAGCCCCATGGTGGGCACCAAATTGTTTACCCCTAAAAAGAGTACGCTTAAATTTAtttgtggtttaaaggatacgtgaattgatttgttataaataGTGAATAAAAGGCTAATAATGACTAGAGAAATCAAATGAATAAATCAGTAAAGAATTATAAAAgcaataatgaaataaataagcCTGGGCTTTGTTGATCCTTAGAGAGAATCCTTTGATGAATACAAAAGAATGACAAGGTAAGCTTAATTGCAAAAGATTGAATAGTATGAATGGGTGTAAATAATTATTACTTGATGATCCATTTTTGAGGGCTTTAggctccttttatagtacaAATACATCAGCACGTAAGCCGTGATTAAATTCTAATAATGAGTAATAATAGACAATAAATCTTTGCTTTAATTCTAAATCATAACATTTGCTTCGAATCTAGACCGGTCACACAATGTTAACCTTTCATTAATGACTCGAGACAATTGCCTCGGTAGGTTTGCTCCGGGTTATCTCATTCCGACTAAGTAAGCAACGTTTTGCCTTCAACTGTCACGTGTTCCATTCCCATTGTGCCACGTGTCTAGCTATATTTTGTTATGCATACAATGTGAGTATTCAATATTTATTAGTACTTCATTACAACTCATATTATCAACTGCTTCAGTCGTTAGCACATTACTCATATTACTACTTTCCCCTATGGGAAAAAGCATTTTAgtgcaagaaaatattttttaaaccaTGCTatagtttggaaaaaaaaaaacacgctAGGAAGAGCGACCACTCACAGTACGATAGCTAACTTGTTTCCAACGATCAGGTTGTCGAAATATCAAAAATCTAGAATCACAATGTAGCATTTGGGAATTAATTATCCCTAGAACTTATAAAATTACATTTACTCTAGAGTCCCAATTGCGATCTTGTGTAGAATTGAGGTGGTTTGAATTGAAATTTGAGTCCAATTCAAAGTAGAAGATGAACATGGATAAGATGAGATGTGTATGTCCTGTATATCCCTGTGTATCTCTTGTATATCACAACGTACTGTGTATATCACCATGTGATATACATGTGTTGCAGAAAGAATTTTCAACTCAATTTTAACTGCAATATTTGATTCCAAGCAAGTCCAAACCACCTTCAGTCTTCCTCAAATTATGCATTGCCTCTCTCTGGGTTTTGATATCACACTATGTGGTACGACAATCTCACGATTACAAATTTCGGATAAAACAATAAAATGTCACATTTGACCTTATCCAAAGTTTCTTCCAtaattattaaagaaaaacaaggttaaaattaaaaataaagtttatCCCAAGTTATTCAGTTTAAACCAAatacatgttttattttataccattgaatattctatttttaatcCAATGAATTAGACTTCtattcataaaaatatatccACTAAATAATCTCGTAAATATGTAATCCTTTATTATAATCCTGGACAATTGTACTTACCCGAGGCACGGTTGGTGCAATAAGTTTGTATGTGCCAAGGAGTTggacaattattattattattattattattatttgggaGTAGGGGCGGGGAAAATGGGGGAGGAATTAGAAGTTGGGGAATCGAACCTTCACCCAACAAGGTAAAAGTTCcagtagccaaccaactgagctactaagatTCCCCGAGCAGTTACTATTTTACTTTCCAGCCAAGTGCTTTTAAACTGTCTCTTACATGCAACAAAACATATTTGTGAAGACACAATTGTGAAGCAATAAAACATCTGTTTTAAATGAGAACTGTTAAATAAAGACAAGGAACTCTTGGagaataaagtgaaaaagaaaaggctTAATCTTTTTTGGGTTGATATACCTTATTTacaaagaaatcatcattagaGAACAAACTTCTCCCAAACAAAAGAGATACAACAGCTTCAGTATTCAAAAGAACTTAAGTTTGAAGCATTTTTAACTCTTTACTACAACTGTATTCTTGAGTTCTTCATCAGGTGGATTTCCCATATCAGGCTCCTCAGCTGATGCTTCTACTTTTGTGTGTTTCAATTCCTCCAACtgcaacaacaataaaaatatacaagtttgaTACATGACGAAGAATTAAAACACTGAAACTTTGCATGGTATTATCACTCATTGGGACTTCAAATCGATAAAGTCACTATTGTCTTCATAGCCAAAACAATAGACACAGGGAGGCACAACAGATTGATACGAAGGGTAAATTCAACCCTCACCCCAAATCCAAGTGCACATAAGGATactaaaacaaagaaagaagagagtgcAACGGAAGaataaaggaaaaaggaaagaactCAATGACCACAAGAAGAAAAATCATCTGCAATTCTAGAGGGCGGAAGAAATAACAGTGAACCAGGTCATACCTCCCTGCATCTTTCTTGATGCTCTTTGCGAAGTTCATCATATCTAATTTGCAGATCCGATAACTCAGCTTGTACCTTTTCATATTCAGACACCGTTGGACCGCCTAATTTTTGCTGGACAAATCTGAGAGATCAGAAACCAAATAATCATTTAATATTTCTCTAACAAAGAAAGACAATAAAACAATTACCAGCACAACCATGAGATCACCGTCACATTTGAGCAAAAGCTTTACGCCTATTGATATGCACGTGTAATTTTGAGATGAAACCATGATATTATAAGTTTTCCAGCCAACCCACTATTATTTTTACAAGCTATGTTAAATCATCTATAGCATTTTTTGCTTTCAATGACAATTTCACATAGACACAGTCCAAATCAAAAACAGCATGCACCTTGTATCATGGGGCAAAAGGTGATTCAGTTTGGCTCTTTTTCAAGAAATACTTACTCAAGAGCTGAAGAAGGTTTGTCATTCTGCTCGTATAGTGCCACAAGAACTAGCATGAGGAAAAACATACAAAATGAGATCAAATTCTTTTaaaagtaataaagaaaaaCCAAAGGCGAGCATCCACAGTAACTTAGTTTTAAGAGACCACCTTTGGTTAGAGCATCAAGAACTCCACTGGCCTCCAGATACTTCCTGAAACCTTCTTTCTTTGCTTCCTTTTCCTGTCCAAAGCACCAAATAAGTGAATTTAACAGAGGAAAGGGAGGCATCTATAAAATAACAGCACAAAGCAGATAAGGTAACAAATAGCACGGAAGTTCAAGGTAAATTAGTTGACAGGCTTTGTTACTATAAGCTCTTTGAATCACCATTATTCTAAATTGGCCTATCCTCTTTATAGATTTCTGCCATATATGTGCATTTTGGGAGGTGGTGGCAGGGTGACTGTCAAATTAACCAAAATGGATAAATTAGGTGACTTAAAATAAACAAGCTAGGAATGTTTAATTAACTGTGTACTGGACTACATAATGGCAAACTGAGCATATTTAATTTGAAAACCCTCAACATATTGGATAGGCTATTGTTGTAGCCAAGGTTTCCTAAAGTACATTCATTATATGATTTAGACCAAGCCTAACACCTAGGGCCTAGTTTGAGGTTTGGTTCTCATTCAGATATTAGGTTATATTGCTTATAAGTCTAGAGACAAATTTCTGCAAACATTAATAAGAACACCACCTCACCTTTCACATGGAGGATGGTGGCTTCCCAAAAGTACCAAAAGAACAGCTCCATAAATAAAAGCCATTACACCTTGAAGATTTTATAAGGATTACATTTGCAACCAAACAACATATAACAGAGAAAGAGCAAAATTATGATGGAACTCTCTATCTCAtgtaagtggagaagggtaaaGCGACAGGCTCATTATCTGCTGAGTTACGAAGATAGAAACAACGGATTCTTAgttataagaaagaaaaaaaaactcccAACCTCATCTAGTAATTTCATATATACACAAGGCATTTTTGCAAGTTTTTAACACAATCTAGCTGTATCATCAAGCTACAAAGCTAGCTGTGACCAGTTTGACTCAGAAAACAGCATCAAAGtttttcttttggaaacccAAGATACAAAAAGAGTCCGCACTTCATATAGGTCAAAACATTTCCAGGAGGAGTTCTCTTGCATGTTGATCAACCATTTCAGTTAGAGTTTTCACTCTTCTTTTATCTTGTCACATGGTATACAGCCACTATGATCTAAGCAGGGACCTAATAGATTCACCTACCTGGGGAAAGTGTTACGTACCAAGTTCACCAAAAGGTTTTCTTTGGTTTATAATCTTACGTTTCTTTTCTGTTTCCAATGATTGTTCTAGCAGCAATATGTCTCGTCTCCTGGAACTGTTTCTTCGCCCACATCATCACCTCGGCAGTGCCAAGTTAGTGCAACGTGATTAGGTGCAACAGGCAACATGCATGTCTTTGTCAACAATCAAATCAAAGCAGCGTACACGCACGCCCTCAAGTTCATTGACGTTAATACAAAAAATTGGACTATGAGCTATAGCGGAAGGAAGTTGAGCTCAGGTCTTCACATATTGACACTGGCTGTTCGACATGGGTGGTTAGCCAATGGATAGGACTGCTGGCTGTTCAACATGGGTGGTTAGCCAATGGATAGGACTGTCACTGTCAAATATTCTGATCTCTATGGACCTAAATACATCGACCACATAATAGTCGGAGTAGCTCAACTACAGCTTGAAAATGGAAAAATCCTTTATCCATCCACAAGAGAAAGGATGAGATTCAGATGGAAGAAGAGCTACTGCTTTTAACTAAGTCAAGAAGATTTTTACAACTGAAAACTCAGTCAACCAACAACCTTTCCATGGAGTGTGAAGCAAATGAATGTTGGTTATCTTGAACTCAAACACTTAGCCGGCGTGGCAAGATGAGTAAAAGAGATTGCTCACTGAACAATTAACCACTAATGCATTAACTAGAATGTACTGACCCTTCCAGAGATGACCGCCGAGTATGACAAGAAAGTAATCTAAACCCATAAAGGGTAGCATATAGCTTAACACAGGTTTTTCTTATACATAGAGTGGATATCCTCCTTCCAACACAATGCATCTACATCTTTTGTTATCTCCTGTTTGTTCATCTATGGATTGAGTAGCACAAATGTTCTGGTATTGGACTATCAATCCAATCATAGACCTTAAGTTATGTGTGCAGAACTGCCACTAAACATGCAGCGAACTTCACTGAATAACCCCAATCCAGAATAGCAGCTGACCAGTGTTGAAACACTAATCAAACCTAAGAGAAACACCACACAAGGTGGAAACAATGTGTTTTATGTTATCGCGATTCTTGTATGCAAATAACCATTGAACTCCTGCGGTTGTGCTATTCACCATCTGAGATAGGCAGATCCACCCTTTTTCCAGCAGATGCAGCTGGAACTACATACATAGCTAAACAATTCAAAAGTTTACACAATAATACTACTTTTGGTCCCATTGTCACAAGAGTAGTCGGTATGGTTCTGCATTCACTCCCTTCAGATCTCGAATTCTCCTCTGAATTATAGGTAGACTACAATGATGTAATTTCATCTTTGGATCATTCTCTATCCCTTTATCAGGATTCCTTTGAATATGCCCCAATTGAGGCAAAATTTCCATTTGTTGCCTTAAACCCATTACACTCGCTTAAAATTACAAATCTCTTTTTTTAGTCTTGAGTACAAATATGCACATTGGCCATCAAACACACAAATTTAAGTTAGCGGGTGCAGAGTACTACTACACCAACTATTAGGATGGGTATTAACTTGATATAAAAACGTAGATTTACCAAAATTGAATCTTTTTCACCTCCCAATTAGGGAAAGAACTACATTATAGCTGACAATTTACAGTGAAAAAGAAGTCATTTTTCTTAACTAAGAACCAGGAATTGGAGGCAATTCTATGTTCTTAACAACAATGTCAAGGAATACAAAGGAAAAAACTTACCCATTTCTATTTTTAGTCTTTGAGTAATTAAGAACAGAAATTTTAGTAAGTGGGTGCAAAGTGCCATTATACCAACTATTAGAATGGGTATTAACTTGCCATAAATACAAAGATTTGTCAAAATGAATCTTTTTTACTTCCCATTTAGGGAAAGAACTCCATTATAGCTAACAATTACTGTGAAAAAGAAGCAATTTTTCTGAACCAAGGACCAGAAATGGGACGTAATTCTATGTTCTTAACAACAATGTCAAGGATTACAAAGAACATGAAGctaacctatttccttttttagtCTTGAGTACAAATATGCACATTGACAATGATCAACAACACAAATTTAAGTAAGTGGGAATTTTGACTTGGtacaatacattttttttttttttttttttaa contains:
- the LOC132060201 gene encoding uncharacterized protein LOC132060201 isoform X2; translation: MEKEAKKEGFRKYLEASGVLDALTKVLVALYEQNDKPSSALEFVQQKLGGPTVSEYEKVQAELSDLQIRYDELRKEHQERCRELEELKHTKVEASAEEPDMGNPPDEELKNTVVVKS